The following is a genomic window from Kiloniellales bacterium.
AGGCGGATGCTGGTCGCGTGGCCCGCCAGCCGCACCGAGCGGGTCACGCTCTCGTAGTCGGCCGGATCCTGGCCGGCGAAAATCTGGCACATGCTCGTCCCTCCCTGGCTTCGGCCATTTCCGCCCCGGCGGCCCGCGGTCGGCGGCCTGAATGTTTTTCTCAGTCTAGCACGCTCGACCGGCAGCAAGGCAAACGCGGGAAGCCGCCGGACGGCCCCCTTTTGGGTTGCAAGGGCGGGGGTTTGTTTGGAACCATAACCGGTCCAGAAGCACGACGGGAGGCGCCTCGCCGAAGATGGCCTCGATCAAGGGCCACGCGGGCGCGAACGCTAAAGACGGGGAGACGAACATGACGACAAGGCCCGGATCATCGCCGCGCTGCGCCGTACTCATCGGACCATACACCAGCGGCAAGACGTCCCTGCTCGAGGCGATGCTGCACGGCGCAGGCGCCACCCACCGCAAGGGATCGGTCGTCGAGGGCAACAGCGTCGGCGATTCCTCGCCCGAGGCGCGCAACCGCCAGATGAGCACGGAGCCCAACTTCGCCCACTGCGAATACCTGGGCGAGCGCTGGTTCTTCATAGACTGCCCGGGGTCGATCGAGTTGAGCCAGGACAGCCGCAACGCGCTGATGGCCGCCGACGTCGCCATCCTGGTCGCCGAGCCGGAGATCGAGCGGATCCTTACCTTGGCACCGATCTTCCGTTTTCTGGAAGACTACCAGATTCCCCACGTCCTCTTCGTCAACAAGATGGACAAGGCCAGCCTGCGGGTCCGCGATCTGATGAGCGCGCTTCAGGGCGTCTCGCCCAAGCCCCTGGTGCTGCGCCAGGTGCCGATCCGCGACGGCGAGGAGATCACCGGCTTCGTCGACCTGGTCAGCGAGCGCGCCTACCACTATCAGGAAGGCAAGAGCTCCGACCTGATCGAGATGCCGGAGGCGGTCAAGGAACGGGAGAGCGAGGCGCGCCAGGAAATGCTCGAGTCCCTGGCCGATTTCGACGACGACCTGCTCGAGCAGCTGCTCGAGGACAAGATCCCGGCCCCCGGCGAGATCTACCAGCAGCTCACCAAGGACCTGCAGGAAGACCTCATCGTGCCAGTCCTGCTCGGCTCGGCCGATAACGCCAACGGCATCACGCGGCTCCTGAAGGTGCTGCGCCACGAAGTCGCCGGACCGGACAAGACGGCGGAACGGCTGGGCATTCCCACGGGCGGTCCCTTCACCGCCTCGGTGATCAAGACCCTGCACCAGGCGCACACCGGGCGGCTCAGCGTGGTCCGCATCTGGGACGGCGCCATGGAAGACGGCATGACCGTCGCCGGCGAGCGGGTGTCCGGGCTCTACCACCTGATGGGCGGCGAGAACCAGAAGATCGACAAGGCCGAAGCGGGCGAGCTGGTCGCGCTGGGCCGGCTGGAAGAGCCGCAGACCTCCGAGCTGCTGAACGCCGAGGGGCGCCACGCCGATTCCGGGATGGCCTGGCCGGAAGTCAAGACGCCGGTCTTCTCCCTGGCCGTCGCGCCGAAGAACCGCCAGGACGAGGTCAAGCTGACCTCCTGCATCGCCAAGTTGATCGAGGAGGATCCTTCGCTCTCGATCGAGCACAACCCGAGCACGCACCAGATGCTGCTGTGGGGCCAGGGCGAGATCCACCTGCGGCTGGCGACCGAACGACTCAAGAGCAAGTACAACGTCGACGTGGAAACCGCGCTGCCGCTGACCGCCTACAAGGAGACCATCCGCAAGGGCGTGACCCAGCACTCGCGGTTCAAGCGCCAGACCGGCGGCCACGGGCAGTTCGGCGACGTCCAGGTCGAGATCAAGCCGCAGCCCCGCGGCGAGGGCTTCGCCTTCACCAACTCCATCGTCGGCGGCGCGATCCCCAGGAACTACATCCCGGCGGTCGAGCACGGGGTGAAGGAATACCTGGAGAAGGGGCCTCTGGGCTTCCCGGTGGTCGACGTCTCGGTCAATCTCTTCGACGGCCAGTACCACACGGTGGATTCCTCCGACATGGCCTTCAAGACCGCCGGGCGCCTGGCCATGTCGGAAGGCATGCCGAAGTGCGATCCCGTGCTGCTGGAGCCGATCTACGAGGTGACCATCGCAGTGCCTACGGACTTCACCAACAAGATCCACGGTCTGGTCAGCGGCCGCCGGGGCCAGATCCTGGGCTTCGAGCCCAAGGCGGGCTGGGACGGCTGGGACGAGCTGAAGTGCTACATGCCCCAGTCGGAGATCCACGACCTCGTGGTCGAGCTGCGCTCGCTCACCCTCGGCGTCGGCAACTTCGCCTGGCGCTATGATCACCTGCAGGAGCTGACCGGCAAGCTGGCCGAGAAGGTGATCGCCGACCGGACCGAGGCGACCTAGCGTGGCGGGACGGTCGTGACCCCCGAGGCCGCCGAGGAAGCGGCCCGGCTCCTGCTCGCCGCCCGGCGCGACCGGCGCGCCATCCCGGCGCTGCCGGACCACTGCCGGCCGTCGAGCGTCGCGGAGGGCTACCGGGTCCAGGCGGCCTTCGTCGCCGGGAGCGACGATGTCGCCGCCGGCTACAAGATCGGCGCGACCAGCGCCAAAGCCCAGGAAGCGCTCGGCGTCGACGGGCCGTTCAGCGGCCGTATCCTGCGCGGCCGCCTG
Proteins encoded in this region:
- a CDS encoding elongation factor G, which translates into the protein MTTRPGSSPRCAVLIGPYTSGKTSLLEAMLHGAGATHRKGSVVEGNSVGDSSPEARNRQMSTEPNFAHCEYLGERWFFIDCPGSIELSQDSRNALMAADVAILVAEPEIERILTLAPIFRFLEDYQIPHVLFVNKMDKASLRVRDLMSALQGVSPKPLVLRQVPIRDGEEITGFVDLVSERAYHYQEGKSSDLIEMPEAVKERESEARQEMLESLADFDDDLLEQLLEDKIPAPGEIYQQLTKDLQEDLIVPVLLGSADNANGITRLLKVLRHEVAGPDKTAERLGIPTGGPFTASVIKTLHQAHTGRLSVVRIWDGAMEDGMTVAGERVSGLYHLMGGENQKIDKAEAGELVALGRLEEPQTSELLNAEGRHADSGMAWPEVKTPVFSLAVAPKNRQDEVKLTSCIAKLIEEDPSLSIEHNPSTHQMLLWGQGEIHLRLATERLKSKYNVDVETALPLTAYKETIRKGVTQHSRFKRQTGGHGQFGDVQVEIKPQPRGEGFAFTNSIVGGAIPRNYIPAVEHGVKEYLEKGPLGFPVVDVSVNLFDGQYHTVDSSDMAFKTAGRLAMSEGMPKCDPVLLEPIYEVTIAVPTDFTNKIHGLVSGRRGQILGFEPKAGWDGWDELKCYMPQSEIHDLVVELRSLTLGVGNFAWRYDHLQELTGKLAEKVIADRTEAT